Proteins encoded within one genomic window of Humulus lupulus chromosome 1, drHumLupu1.1, whole genome shotgun sequence:
- the LOC133802140 gene encoding cation/H(+) antiporter 15: MAAAIGMMPNKTEDTIVCYAPTMITTNGIWQGDNPLDYSLPLFILQLTLIVVTTRILVVLLKPFRQPRVISEIMGGVLLGPSVLGRNARFSNSIFPLRSVMVLETMANVGLLYFLFLVGVEMDLSVVRRTGKKALAIAIAGMVLPFIIGACFSFILHKKDESMTQGTYILFLGVALSVTAFPVLARILAELKLINTELGRIALSAALVNDMCAWILLALAIALAENHATSLASLWVILSSAAFVAFCVLIVRPIISWMVRRTPEGESFSEFNICLILTGVMISGFITDAIGTHSVFGAFVFGLVIPNGPLGVTLIEKLEDFVSGLLLPLFFAISGLKTDVSTIQSVGTWGFLMLIIFLACAGKIAGTLLVAMYYQMTIHEGFTLGLLMNSKGLVEMIVLNVGRDQKVLDDESFAIMVIVAVIMTGIITPVVTSIYRPARRFIPYKRRTIQRSKPDAELRVLVCIHTPRNVPTIINLLEASHPTKKSPICVYVLHLVELTGRASAMLIVHNTRKSGRPALNRTQAQSDHIINAFENYEQHAGCVTVQPLTAISPYSTMHEDICNLAEDKRVAFIIIPFHKQQTVDGGMEATNPAFRMVNQNVLANAPCSVGILVDRGLSGSTRLAANQVTHHIAVIFFGGPDDREALSYAWRMSDHPGTSLTVLRFISGDDDSSAEQPRDNPNDPRMLTVETDDAMERHLDDELINDFRTKTMNDESIVYSEKLVNNGEETVAAIRSMDNIHDLFIVGRGQGMISPLTAGLTDWSECPELGAIGDLLASSDFAATVSVLVVQQYVGIGPNEYIGQPDSPGQPDEQFSSMQNTNRRPPPRGQNVFNS, from the exons ATGGCGGCGGCAATAGGAATGATGCCTAACAAGACGGAAGACACGATCGTCTGTTATGCGCCCACCATGATAACCACGAACGGTATCTGGCAGGGCGATAACCCTTTGGATTACTCTCTTCCTCTGTTCATCTTGCAGCTCACTTTGATTGTGGTCACCACTCGCATATTGGTTGTCCTCCTCAAACCCTTTCGCCAACCTCGAGTTATCTCTGAAATCATG GGTGGTGTGTTACTGGGTCCATCAGTACTCGGACGCAACGCAAGATTTTCCAACTCGATATTTCCTCTGAGAAGTGTGATGGTGCTTGAGACAATGGCAAACGTTGGTCTCCTTTACTTCCTCTTCCTGGTTGGAGTGGAGATGGACCTTTCAGTTGTTAGGCGAACAGGGAAAAAGGCCCTTGCCATTGCGATTGCTGGGATGGTCTTGCCATTCATAATTGGCGCCTGCTTCTCTTTCATTCTTCATAAAAAGGACGAGAGCATGACACAAGGCACTTATATACTCTTTCTCGGTGTAGCCCTCTCTGTCACTGCGTTTCCAGTGCTTGCCAGAATCCTTGCAGAGCTCAAACTGATCAACACCGAGCTTGGCAGGATTGCCTTGTCCGCTGCTCTCGTAAATGACATGTGTGCTTGGATTCTCCTCGCTTTGGCCATTGCCTTGGCTGAGAACCATGCCACCTCCTTGGCCTCCCTCTGGGTGATACTTTCAAGTGCAGCTTTCGTTGCCTTCTGTGTTTTGATTGTACGACCCATTATATCATGGATGGTCCGAAGAACGCCAGAGGGGGAAAGCTTCAGCGAGTTCAATATATGTCTCATTCTCACCGGAGTCATGATCTCAGGATTCATCACAGACGCCATTGGAACTCATTCTGTTTTTGGGGCTTTTGTGTTCGGCCTAGTTATACCAAATGGGCCTCTTGGGGTTACTCTTATAGAAAAGCTAGAGGATTTTGTTTCAGGGCTTCTGCTCCCTCTCTTCTTTGCAATAAGTGGGCTTAAGACTGATGTATCAACAATCCAATCAGTTGGAACCTGGGGATTCTTAATGCTTATCATATTTCTTGCCTGTGCTGGCAAAATTGCTGGAACTCTCCTTGTTGCGATGTATTACCAGATGACAATTCACGAAGGATTCACTCTTGGTTTGCTCATGAACTCCAAAGGCCTCGTTGAAATGATAGTTCTTAATGTTGGAAGAGATCAGAAA GTCTTGGATGATGAGTCCTTCGCAATTATGGTTATTGTAGCAGTAATAATGACCGGAATTATAACGCCAGTTGTAACATCAATATACAGGCCAGCAAGGAGGTTCATACCTTACAAACGGCGAACGATTCAAAGGTCAAAACCAGACGCTGAGTTACGAGTACTGGTCTGCATCCACACCCCTCGAAATGTGCCAACAATCATCAACCTTCTTGAAGCTTCGCACCCCACTAAAAAGTCTCCTATATGTGTCTATGTTCTCCATTTGGTTGAGCTCACTGGTCGTGCATCTGCAATGCTCATAGTTCACAACACGAGGAAATCCGGCAGGCCAGCTCTTAATAGAACACAGGCCCAGTCGGATCACATCATCAATGCCTTTGAAAACTATGAGCAACATGCCGGTTGTGTCACCGTCCAGCCTCTCACTGCCATTTCTCCTTACTCCACCATGCATGAAGACATTTGCAACTTGGCTGAGGACAAGCGTGTAGCCTTCATTATCATTCCTTTCCACAAACAGCAAACGGTTGATGGTGGAATGGAGGCTACAAACCCAGCATTCCGGATGGTGAACCAGAATGTACTAGCTAATGCACCTTGCTCAGTTGGCATTCTTGTTGACAGAGGGCTAAGTGGCTCCACACGCTTGGCTGCAAACCAGGTGACTCATCATATAGCAGTGATATTCTTCGGCGGACCAGATGACAGAGAGGCACTGTCTTATGCTTGGAGAATGTCCGACCATCCAGGGACAAGCCTCACAGTACTGCGCTTCATTTCGGGTGATGATGATTCTTCTGCGGAGCAGCCTCGTGACAATCCGAACGACCCAAGGATGTTAACAGTGGAAACAGATGATGCAATGGAAAGGCATCTGGATGATGAGCTCATAAATGATTTCAGGACAAAAACCATGAACGATGAGTCAATTGTGTACAGTGAGAAGCTGGTGAATAATGGAGAGGAGACAGTGGCGGCAATAAGGTCAATGGACAATATTCACGACTTGTTCATAGTTGGAAGAGGACAAGGAATGATATCACCTCTTACAGCAGGACTCACGGATTGGAGTGAGTGCCCAGAACTTGGTGCCATTGGGGATCTGCTAGCATCATCGGATTTTGCAGCAACAGTATCAGTGTTGGTTGTACAGCAGTATGTTGGCATTGGGCCAAATGAGTACATTGGACAACCTGACAGCCCAGGACAACCGGATGAACAATTTAGCAGTATGCAGAATACGAACCGCAGGCCACCACCAAGGGGACAAAATGTATTCAACTCTTAA
- the LOC133802149 gene encoding nuclear intron maturase 4, mitochondrial, whose product MRSSVFPILYRATLQKCSILQTINHVPLRYLFAVNIGKRYERGQEHVDFSTFATNDDIDLGSEKKMLATNLAALLEESSKIDDGKPKGRMELKRFLENRVKKRVKEQYVNGKFQDLIEKVIADPETLQDAYNCIRLNSKVDITMLDNNTTTFKSTGEELFYGDFDVNANTFSISTRGAKKEILVLPNQKLKIIQEAIRIVLEVVYRPHFSKISHGCRSGRGHFTALKFISKQICAPDWWFTVLINKKVDACILDKLISVMEEKIEDQRLFSIIRSMFDSQVINLEFGGFPKGHGLPQEGVLSPILMNIYLDLFDCEFYRLSMKYEALNVESQSNQESQSQLRNWFRRHLKANDLSSAGQENFSSCVHCCRYMDEIFFAVSGSKNVAHSFKFEALNYLQKSLYLDIDDKAELLPCEGLRGVRFLGTLLKRTVRETPATKAIHKLKEKVELFALQKKEAWNSGTVRIGKKWLAYGLKKVKESEIKHLADPESVLSHISHFRKSGMETDHWYKHLLKIWMQDVKAKAVACEETILSKYVAEPSLPKELRNSFYEFQRRVDEYVLSETASTKALLQSSDSSVQPVIVTQIIAPINAIKKRLVRYGLATNKGYPCPSSLLILQDDIQIIDWFSGIVRRWLRWYSGSDNFSDIKLLISDQVRKACIRTLAVKYHMQESDIENKFDAELSRIPCSHETEQEMVSETLDVFEKDEALMYGISYGGLCLLSLSRMVSESRPCNCFVIGCFVPAESVYALHVMERQKFPGWKTGFSSCIHPSLKSRKIGLCKQHLRDLYLGDISLQSIDFGSWK is encoded by the exons ATGCGATCTTCAGTTTTCCCCATTCTTTACAGAGCAACGTTGCAAAAATGTAGCATTTTGCAAACCATAAATCATGTGCCACTCCGTTACTTGTTTGCAGTCAATATAG GTAAACGCTATGAAAGAGGTCAAGAACATGTTGATTTTTCCACTTTTGCAACAAATGATGATATTGATTTGGGCTCAGAAAAGAAGATGCTGGCAACGAACTTAGCCGCTCTGTTAGAAGAATCTTCTAAAATAGATGATGGGAAACCCAAAGGTCGAATGGAACTCAAGAGGTTTCTTGAGAATCGGGTAAAGAAGAGGGTGAAGGAGCAATATGTGAATGGGAAGTTTCAGGACCTAATAGAAAAAGTGATTGCCGATCCAGAAACTCTTCAAGATGCTTACAATTGTATAAGGCTAAATTCAAAAGTTGATATAACAATGTTAGACAATAACACCACCACTTTTAAATCCACTGGTGAAGAGCTGTTCTATGGGGATTTTGACGTCAATGCTAATACCTTTTCCATTTCAACAAGAGGGGCAAAAAAAGAAATCTTAGTCCTGCCTAATCAAAAGTTGAAAATCATTCAAGAAGCCATTAGAATAGTTTTGGAAGTTGTATACAGACCCCACTTTTCTAAGATATCGCATGGATGCCGGAGTGGGAGGGGACACTTCACTGCTTTGAAGTTTATAAGCAAACAGATATGTGCTCCTGATTGGTGGTTTACAGTGCTCATAAACAAAAAGGTAGATGCTTGTATCCTTGATAAACTAATATCAGTTATGGAAGAGAAGATAGAAGACCAAAGGTTATTTTCGATTATCCGAAGCATGTTTGATTCTCAGGTTATCAATTTGGAGTTTGGGGGTTTTCCTAAAGGTCACGGTCTTCCTCAGGAGGGAGTTTTGTCACCTATATTGATGAACATATATCTTGACCTTTTTGACTGTGAATTTTATAGGTTATCAATGAAATATGAAGCTCTCAATGTAGAATCCCAAAGTAATCAAGAATCTCAGTCTCAGCTGCGCAATTGGTTTAGGAGACACCTGAAAGCCAATGATCTCAGCAGTGCAGGGCAAGAAAATTTCAGCTCATGTGTTCATTGTTGTCGATATATGGATGAAATATTTTTTGCAGTTTCTGGTTCCAAAAATGTTGCTCACAGTTTCAAGTTTGAGGCTCTGAATTACTTGCAGAAGTCTTTGTACTTGGATATTGATGATAAAGCAGAGCTGTTACCCTGTGAAGGTCTACGCGGGGTTCGTTTTCTGGGAACTTTGCTTAAAAGAACCGTGAGAGAAACTCCTGCAACAAAGGCTATCCACAAGTTGAAGGAAAAAGTTGAGTTATTTGCTTTACAAAAGAAAGAAGCTTGGAATTCTGGGACAGTTCGGATTGGGAAGAAATGGTTGGCATATGGACTGAAGAAAGTAAAAGAGTCAGAAATTAAGCATTTGGCTGATCCTGAATCTGTTCTCAGCCATATTTCTCATTTTCGTAAATCTGGTATGGAAACTGATCACTGGTATAAGCACTTGCTGAAGATATGGATGCAGGATGTTAAAGCAAAAGCAGTAGCGTGTGAGGAAACTATCTTGTCAAAGTATGTTGCAGAACCATCCTTACCCAAGGAATTGAGGAACTCCTTCTATGAATTTCAAAGGCGTGTAGATGAGTATGTTCTATCTGAGACAGCTTCCACTAAAGCTCTTTTGCAAAGTTCTGACTCTTCTGTCCAACCCGTCATCGTTACTCAGATTATTGCACCTATTAATGCCATAAAAAAACGTCTTGTACGATATGGATTGGCGACAAACAAAGGTTACCCCTGTCCATCTTCTCTTCTCATTTTACAAGATGACATCCAAATTATAGATTGGTTTTCTGGCATTGTTCGCCGTTGGTTGAGATGGTACAGTGGGTCTGACAATTTTTCTGACATAAAACTCTTAATTTCTGATCAAGTTAGAAAAGCGTGCATTCGGACTTTAGCAGTAAAGTATCACATGCAAGAAAGTGATATTGAAAATAAGTTTGATGCAGAATTGAGCAGGATCCCTTGTTCCCATGAGACAGAGCAAGAGATGGTGAGTGAGACATTGGATGTTTTTGAAAAGGATGAGGCATTAATGTATGGAATTTCTTATGGTGGTTTGTGTTTGCTATCCTTATCAAGAATGGTGAGTGAATCTCGTCCTTGCAATTGTTTTGTTATAGGTTGCTTTGTTCCAGCAGAAAGTGTTTATGCTCTTCATGTAATGGAAAGGCAGAAGTTTCCAGGATGGAAAACAGGGTTCTCAAGCTGTATTCACCCCAGCTTGAAAAGTCGTAAAATTGGGTTGTGTAAGCAACACTTAAGAGATTTATATCTTGGTGATATATCACTCCAGTCCATTGACTTTGGCTCATGGAAATAA